ATTGGCTGATTTGGCAGCATTAAGATCAAACTGTATGAAGCGCAGGGTAGGATGTGTTATTGTCCGCGAGAACCGAGTGATTGCTACTGGCTACAATGGAACTCCTCGTCATCTAACCAATTGCAATGAAGGAGGGTGTTCACGATGCAATAAGGGTCAAGGGAGCGGGGCATTGTTGGCCACGTGTCTTTGTTTGCATGCAGAAGAAAATGCTTTGCTCGAAGCTGGTAGAGATCGGATTCGAGGTGAGAGTGTATTGTATTGCAATACATGTCCGTGTTTGACATGTTCGATAAAAATAGTGCAAAGTGGGATTAAAGAAGTTGTTTATGCCCAGAGTTATTCGATGGATTTACAAAGTCATAAAGTGATGAGCGAAGCAAACATTATATTAAGACAATTCCAGCCTCCAAAGGATGGAATATTTATATAGTGTCtatatttgtttatattcGTAAGGACCTGGTTTTTCTTCAGCGccaaatttaatttcttcaatgaCTTTGCCATCAACCAACAATTGAGCTTCGATTTTATCGCCCGGTTTAACTTGACCAACACCTTTTGGGGTTCCAGTTAAGATTAAGTCCCCCTTTTCCAATGTCATAATAGCTGACATGTGGCTTAAAATCTTGTGGATAGGGAATAACATCAAGTCGGTTTTGTCTTGTTGTTTGACCTCACCGTTAATTTTCAACACCAATTCAACATTATACGGGTCAGGGATTTTGTCCTTGGCAATGAATTTGGACACGGGCAAGAATGTATCGAACCCTTTACCAATTGACCAAGGCAatcctttctttttggcCTCGTCCTGAACATTTCTTGCTGTCATGTCAATCGTCAAGGCATACCCTTCAATGCTGTCAATAGCTTCTTGGGGCGAAAAAGTGGATGGCAAATTCTTCAAGTCCTTGTTCAATGTGAAGGCCAATTCCACCTCATGATGGACAATAACCCCCTTGGGAACCAAAAATGGGCCAGCGTCGGGCTTTAAGACGGAGGAAGATGgttttaaaaagaaaaacgGTTGCTGTGGTGTTGCATTGTTCAATTCCTTGATGTGAGCAGCGTAATTACGGCCAATACAAAGGATCTTTCTGGCGGTGTCTAAGTATTTCAATGACATTTCAATGTTGGtgtgaaaaagaattaaattgtGGAGATCTAATTGGatacaaaaaattagtCAACGAGAAAAGATTTCCCTAGAAGATTTTCGGAGCCGAAGTATAACCAGATACAGACCAATAAATCTGTACTTGACATTTGGCCAATTTTGGTCTAAAATCTTTCAGATCAAGATGTTACGAGGATAGTGTTTACAATGTAGAATATTTATGAAACGGTCCGAACAGTATGGTACTATACCACTGCCATTTAAATCTGTgagatgaaaaaaaaaaaatttaatcaGACCATCTCTCACACGTACCCATTATGTCTTATACCCTATTACCATCCAGGCATAGTCTACGAGCTTTATCAGGATTATGGCATCGATTTTATACCACAGCACCTAGTCCATACTATCCTGTGCATAAACCGTACACCCCGCCCACCTCAGAACCAGTGAATACACTATCAGACAATAAATACACCCAACCGACTCCGAAACCTGATGACCATATAATTGTGGCCATGTCGTCTGGTGTTGATTCCTCGGTATGTGCAGCATTATTCAAAGATTATCCTAACGTCCATGGGTTGTACATGGCCAACTGGTCACAACTGGCAACATGTACAGAACGCGATTGGAAGGATGTGCAACGAGTGTGTCGAGATTTAGGCATTTCCAGTTGTGAGCGAGTTAATTTTGAACATGAGTATTGGCATGATGTGTTTGTGCCAATGATTGAGAAATACGAAAAGGGGTTAACTCCCAATCCTGATATTGGGTGCAATAAATTCGTTAAATTTGggaaattaattgattatttgcaTGAGAAATATGATGGTAAGGATTGGTGGTTGGTCACTGGTCATTATGCTC
This is a stretch of genomic DNA from Candida dubliniensis CD36 chromosome 1, complete sequence. It encodes these proteins:
- a CDS encoding fumarylacetoacetate (FAA) hydrolase, putative (Similar to C. albicans FAH1), yielding MSLKYLDTARKILCIGRNYAAHIKELNNATPQQPFFFLKPSSSVLKPDAGPFLVPKGVIVHHEVELAFTLNKDLKNLPSTFSPQEAIDSIEGYALTIDMTARNVQDEAKKKGLPWSIGKGFDTFLPVSKFIAKDKIPDPYNVELVLKINGEVKQQDKTDLMLFPIHKILSHMSAIMTLEKGDLILTGTPKGVGQVKPGDKIEAQLLVDGKVIEEIKFGAEEKPGPYEYKQI